A single genomic interval of Nostoc commune NIES-4072 harbors:
- a CDS encoding sucrose synthase: MYELVQAVFNGDEKTALHQLIYTLSASGKHYFLRNEILQAFADYCDQSQKPAYFYHSSSVGKLIQYTHEIILEEESTWFVVRPRIASQEVWKLTADLNSFEQMTPQTLLDVRDRLVNRYQPHILEIDLHPFYESSPRIDDPRNIGQGLAFLNRYLCNQLLTDPQYWVEMLFQALQGLQHDGIRLLLSDRIPSGIHLAKQIKLALKLLNELEPDEPYEKFRFDLQQLGFEPGWGNTAARVSETLELLDRLIYSPEPGILETFVARVPAIFRVVLISIHGWVGQEDVLGRDETLSQVIYVLEQARSLENELREQIKLAGLDVLGMKPHVIILTRLIPNCEGTFCNLPLEKVQDTENAWILRVPFGEFNPEITNNWISKFEIWPYLENFALDAEKELLTQFQGKPHLLIGNYSDGNLVAFLLSRRMKVTQCNIAHSLEKPKHLFSNLYWQDLEDQYHFSVQFTADLISMNAAEFIITSSYQEIVGTPDTIGQYESYKYFTMPQLYHVVDGIDLFSPKFNLVPPGVDEKIFFPYSQKENRDIKLGRQIHDLLFTREGPQIFGHLDNINKRPIFAVAPITSIRNLTGLAECFGQSQALQERCNLILLSSKLHPDEATNPEEAEEIQKLHDIIEQYHLNGKIRWMGMRIPSSNIGEAYRVVADSQGIYVHFARFESFGRSILEAMISGLPTFATQFGGSLEIIENQQNEFNLNPTDLEGTANKILGFIEQCNSQDDYWQEVSEWMSQRIHNRYNWHLHSNKLLQLAKIFSFWNFVAPENNEARDRYMEALFHLIYKPRAEKILERHKGG; the protein is encoded by the coding sequence ATGTATGAACTAGTTCAAGCTGTCTTCAACGGTGATGAAAAAACTGCTCTGCATCAGTTGATTTATACGTTGAGTGCTTCAGGTAAGCATTACTTCCTGAGAAATGAAATTTTACAAGCTTTTGCCGATTACTGTGATCAATCCCAAAAGCCAGCCTATTTTTACCACTCTTCTTCTGTTGGCAAACTGATACAGTACACCCACGAAATAATTCTTGAAGAAGAAAGTACCTGGTTCGTGGTTCGTCCCAGAATTGCTAGTCAGGAAGTTTGGAAACTGACAGCCGATTTGAATAGTTTCGAGCAGATGACGCCTCAAACGCTGCTAGATGTAAGAGATCGCCTAGTCAACCGCTACCAACCTCACATCCTAGAAATCGACCTCCACCCGTTTTACGAAAGTTCCCCAAGAATTGACGACCCCAGAAATATTGGTCAAGGTTTAGCCTTCCTCAACCGTTACCTGTGCAATCAATTGTTGACTGACCCCCAATATTGGGTGGAAATGTTATTTCAAGCATTGCAGGGGTTACAACATGATGGAATTCGGCTGTTGTTGAGCGATCGCATTCCTTCAGGTATTCATTTAGCCAAACAAATTAAACTAGCACTGAAATTACTGAATGAGCTTGAGCCTGATGAACCTTATGAAAAATTCCGCTTCGATCTCCAACAACTCGGCTTTGAGCCGGGTTGGGGTAACACTGCGGCGCGAGTCTCCGAAACACTTGAACTCTTAGACCGACTCATTTACTCCCCAGAACCTGGCATCTTAGAAACATTTGTAGCCCGCGTTCCCGCCATTTTTCGCGTCGTCCTCATTTCCATCCACGGCTGGGTGGGACAGGAAGATGTCTTAGGAAGAGATGAAACACTCAGTCAAGTTATCTACGTCCTTGAACAAGCTCGCAGCTTAGAAAACGAACTGCGTGAACAAATTAAACTCGCTGGTCTGGATGTGCTAGGTATGAAACCCCATGTAATTATTCTCACCCGGCTAATCCCTAACTGCGAAGGGACATTTTGCAACCTGCCCTTAGAAAAAGTCCAAGATACTGAAAATGCTTGGATATTGCGCGTTCCTTTTGGTGAATTCAATCCGGAAATTACTAACAATTGGATTTCTAAATTTGAGATTTGGCCTTATTTAGAAAACTTTGCTCTAGATGCAGAAAAAGAATTACTAACTCAATTCCAAGGTAAACCTCATCTTCTTATTGGTAACTACAGCGACGGTAACTTAGTAGCTTTTCTTTTATCACGCCGGATGAAAGTTACCCAGTGCAACATTGCCCATTCATTGGAAAAACCTAAACATCTATTTAGTAATTTATATTGGCAAGATTTAGAAGACCAATATCACTTCTCGGTACAATTTACCGCCGATTTGATTAGTATGAATGCAGCTGAGTTTATCATCACATCATCATATCAAGAAATTGTCGGCACACCTGACACCATAGGTCAATACGAATCGTACAAATACTTTACGATGCCGCAGCTTTATCATGTGGTTGATGGCATTGATTTATTTAGTCCTAAATTCAATTTAGTGCCGCCGGGAGTAGATGAAAAGATTTTCTTTCCTTATAGCCAAAAAGAAAATCGAGATATTAAACTTGGCAGACAAATTCACGACCTCCTCTTCACCCGCGAAGGTCCCCAAATCTTTGGTCATTTAGATAATATTAACAAGCGACCAATATTTGCCGTTGCTCCCATCACTTCAATCAGAAATCTCACTGGTTTAGCTGAATGTTTTGGTCAAAGTCAGGCGTTGCAAGAGCGCTGTAACCTAATCCTTTTAAGTAGTAAACTGCATCCAGATGAAGCTACAAACCCAGAAGAAGCAGAAGAAATTCAAAAACTCCACGACATTATTGAGCAATATCATCTCAATGGCAAAATTCGCTGGATGGGGATGCGTATCCCTAGCAGCAACATCGGCGAAGCCTACCGAGTAGTTGCAGATTCTCAGGGAATTTATGTCCACTTTGCCCGCTTTGAATCTTTCGGTAGGTCTATTTTGGAAGCGATGATTTCCGGCTTGCCAACTTTTGCTACTCAATTTGGCGGTTCTTTAGAAATTATCGAAAACCAACAGAATGAATTTAATCTTAATCCTACAGACTTAGAAGGTACAGCAAATAAAATTTTAGGCTTTATTGAACAATGCAATAGTCAAGATGATTATTGGCAGGAAGTCTCAGAATGGATGAGTCAGCGAATTCATAATAGATACAATTGGCATTTACATAGTAATAAATTACTACAGCTTGCTAAAATATTTAGTTTTTGGAATTTTGTTGCTCCAGAAAATAATGAAGCCAGAGATCGCTATATGGAAGCCTTATTTCATCTGATTTATAAACCTAGAGCGGAAAAGATTTTGGAGAGACATAAGGGGGGATGA
- a CDS encoding RNA-guided endonuclease InsQ/TnpB family protein, whose protein sequence is MFAIKRELKLNKVETSLMRGNAGFKRFVYNYGLELLTASWSFEDVKASDSKRIDAIKKVLTQVTMQKPEYAWMREYPSTVYQSAFIDLKDAFSKWRKGLGDFPKKKSKKKGDSFSVYKTAGIYLEKGKPALPFTNRVVINAGKIIKLPGLKELRLKERIDFICSSQTFTVSRTADRWFVAFVLDAEKIPPIIHPIKKIGVDLGVKVLATCSDGTFYDMPVTTKKAKIKLGKLQWRNRNKVLGNKKLKIKASNKAKRYYVRLATQHAHVANIRQDATQKMTTDISRKAAVIRIEDLNVSGMIANHKLASAVSNNCFYEIRRQLTYKQPFYATRVELVDRWYPSSKMCSKCHHIQPMGLSERVYRCGGCGNIQDRDENASINLRDAPLSKVGLA, encoded by the coding sequence ATGTTTGCTATCAAGCGAGAATTAAAACTAAATAAGGTTGAAACCTCCTTGATGCGTGGCAATGCTGGCTTTAAGCGGTTTGTTTACAACTATGGATTAGAACTGCTAACTGCATCTTGGAGTTTTGAAGACGTAAAAGCTTCTGACTCCAAACGCATTGATGCTATCAAGAAAGTTCTAACTCAAGTTACAATGCAAAAGCCTGAATATGCGTGGATGAGAGAGTATCCGTCCACAGTGTATCAGTCAGCATTTATTGACTTGAAGGATGCTTTTTCGAAGTGGCGTAAAGGGTTAGGAGATTTCCCAAAGAAGAAGTCCAAGAAAAAAGGTGACTCCTTTAGTGTTTACAAAACTGCTGGCATATATCTCGAAAAAGGTAAACCAGCACTGCCATTTACTAACCGAGTTGTAATAAATGCTGGAAAGATTATAAAGTTACCCGGACTAAAGGAACTTAGATTAAAAGAACGAATTGATTTTATCTGTAGTTCCCAGACATTTACTGTTTCTAGAACCGCAGATAGATGGTTCGTTGCGTTTGTGTTGGATGCCGAGAAGATTCCACCAATAATTCACCCAATTAAAAAGATTGGTGTTGACTTAGGAGTGAAAGTCTTAGCAACTTGTTCTGACGGTACTTTTTACGATATGCCTGTCACTACCAAAAAGGCGAAAATCAAGCTTGGGAAATTGCAGTGGCGAAATCGTAATAAAGTCCTTGGCAATAAGAAGCTGAAAATCAAAGCATCAAATAAAGCGAAACGATATTATGTCCGACTGGCAACACAACACGCTCATGTTGCCAACATTCGGCAAGATGCCACTCAAAAAATGACCACTGACATAAGTCGTAAAGCTGCTGTCATTAGGATCGAGGATCTGAATGTATCAGGCATGATTGCTAACCATAAACTAGCCAGCGCTGTGAGTAATAACTGTTTTTACGAAATTCGTAGACAGTTGACTTACAAGCAACCTTTTTACGCGACTAGGGTTGAGTTGGTTGATAGATGGTATCCGTCCTCGAAGATGTGTTCCAAGTGCCACCACATTCAACCGATGGGACTGAGTGAGCGTGTTTATAGATGTGGTGGATGCGGCAATATTCAAGATCGTGATGAGAACGCCTCAATTAATTTGAGGGATGCACCTTTAAGCAAAGTAGGGTTGGCTTGA
- a CDS encoding beta-lactamase hydrolase domain-containing protein has translation MNIVRKINGELAIAGQITLDQLKQIAEEGYKSVINLRLSDETDLLANEQEKTELLGLYYLNFPTKPEDLNHQSTLQIYQTITELPKPILIHCDNSIRSAAIALLYICIKQGVTFEKALQKIITLGLI, from the coding sequence ATGAATATTGTTAGAAAAATTAATGGTGAGTTAGCGATCGCTGGACAAATTACACTAGATCAGCTAAAACAAATTGCTGAAGAGGGTTATAAGTCTGTAATAAACCTACGTTTGTCCGACGAAACAGACTTGCTGGCTAATGAACAGGAGAAGACAGAGCTTTTAGGATTGTACTACCTTAACTTCCCAACTAAACCTGAAGACCTGAATCATCAAAGTACGCTCCAGATATATCAGACTATTACTGAATTACCCAAACCGATTCTGATCCATTGCGATAACTCAATTCGTTCAGCCGCGATCGCATTGTTATATATCTGCATCAAGCAGGGCGTAACATTTGAAAAAGCACTGCAAAAAATTATTACATTAGGCTTAATATAG